A DNA window from Macadamia integrifolia cultivar HAES 741 chromosome 4, SCU_Mint_v3, whole genome shotgun sequence contains the following coding sequences:
- the LOC122077091 gene encoding uncharacterized protein LOC122077091: protein MINRSALSRSGSFRPENLGQNALALIGNLCFAIFVLGVLIFTIIAATYQPEDPLFRPTTKITNFLTSTSNATFRSDDTVVKTGEDFIASNQTVFDTFINITDVPGNAGENPPDCEGDIDKPIDCTDREIFNLLMKAAIEHFKDIHFYRFGKPVKGSNESTCDMAWRFRPNQGKTASLYKDYRRFSISRSGNCNYTVVGIGDYHSGMNARKRKKNQKPGFEKLPKKHAENPATLPVVGEVVNDTLPVVESESSFGRGKYLIYTGGGDRCKSMNHYLWSFLCALGEAQYLNRTLIMDLTICLNSMYTSSHQDEEGKDFRFYFDFEHLKESAPVLDQKQFWLDWGKWQTKDGLRLFLVEDFRVTPMKLAEVQDTLIMRKFGSVEPDNYWYRVCEGETESAIQRPWHLIWKSRRLMDIVSGIASRLNWDFDSVHVVRGEKAKNKELWPNLAADTSPEALIPSLQDKIENGRNIYIATDEPDTSFFNPLKDKYTIHFLDEYKDLWDENSEWYAETTKLNNGVPVEFDGYMRVSVDTEVFLRGKKQIETFNDLTSDCKDGINTCRSST, encoded by the coding sequence ATGATTAATCGCTCTGCACTGTCCAGATCCGGAAGTTTCCGGCCAGAAAACTTAGGTCAAAATGCTCTTGCTCTGATAGGAAACCTCTGTTTcgcaatttttgttcttggggTCTTAATCTTCACCATTATTGCTGCGACTTACCAACCTGAAGACCCTTTGTTCCGTCCAACAACAAAAATCACAAACTTCCTCACTTCAACTTCAAATGCCACTTTCAGATCCGATGACACCGTCGTCAAGACTGGTGAGGATTTTATTGCTTCTAACCAAACTGTATTTGATACTTTCATTAACATCACCGACGTTCCTGGTAATGCCGGGGAAAACCCACCTGATTGTGAGGGCGACATCGATAAACCCATTGACTGTACAGACAGGGAGATCTTTAATCTGTTGATGAAAGCAGCTATAGAGCATTTTAAGGATATCCACTTTTACCGATTTGGGAAACCTGTGAAAGGATCAAATGAAAGCACTTGTGATATGGCATGGAGGTTTAGACCCAACCAAGGAAAAACTGCGTCCTTGTATAAGGACTATCGTAGGTTCTCGATTTCTAGGTCTGGGAACTGTAATTACACTGTGGTTGGTATTGGGGATTACCATTCTGGTATGAAtgcaaggaaaaggaagaagaaccagAAACCTGGGTTCGAGAAGCTTCCGAAGAAGCATGCGGAGAATCCGGCTACTTTGCCTGTGGTTGGAGAAGTTGTGAATGATACTCTTCCAGTGGTCGAGTCTGAGAGTTCTTTTGGTCGTGGCAAGTACTTGATTTATACGGGTGGTGGCGACAGGTGCAAGAGCATGAACCATTACCTCTGGAGCTTCTTGTGTGCTTTGGGTGAAGCTCAGTATTTGAATCGCACATTGATTATGGATTTGACCATTTGTTTAAATTCGATGTACACTTCGTCCCATCAGGATGAGGAGGGGAAGGATTTCAGGTTTTACTTTGATTTTGAGCATTTGAAGGAGTCGGCACCTGTGCTGGACCAGAAGCAGTTCTGGTTAGATTGGGGAAAATGGCAGACCAAAGATGGTTTGCGTCTTTTCCTTGTGGAGGATTTTAGGGTCACGCCAATGAAACTTGCTGAGGTACAGGATACTTTGATTATGCGGAAGTTTGGATCCGTGGAGCCAGATAATTACTGGTATAGAGTTTGTGAAGGAGAGACTGAATCTGCTATCCAACGACCATGGCACCTCATCTGGAAATCTAGAAGGTTAATGGACATTGTATCTGGAATTGCCTCAAGGTTGAATTGGGATTTTGACTCCGTCCATGTCGTGAGAGGTGAGAAGGCAAAGAATAAGGAACTCTGGCCTAATCTAGCAGCTGATACTTCACCAGAAGCACTTATTCCTTCTCTACAGGACAAGATTGAAAATGGGAGGAATATTTACATTGCCACCGATGAACCTGATACATCTTTTTTCAATCCTCTGAAGGACAAGTATACGATTCATTTCCTTGACGAATATAAGGATCTCTGGGATGAGAACAGTGAGTGGTATGCGGAGACCACAAAACTTAACAATGGAGTTCCAGTTGAGTTTGATGGTTACATGAGGGTATCAGTTGACACAGAGGTGTTCTTGCGGGGCAAAAAGCAGATCGAAACTTTCAATGATCTGACAAGTGACTGCAAAGATGGGATCAACACTTGCCGTTCATCCACTTGA